The DNA region tctttcctcttcttcctccctgcCCTCTACCTCTTCCTCCACGTCAAGCACAACCTCCACCCCAACGCCATCATCGACCACTCTCTGCCGCACAACGTCCAAGTCCCCGACATCCGCATCCGCTCCGGCTACACCTCCTACAAGACCTACCTCCAGCGCCAGCTCAACAAAACCCTCAACCCTAAGCTCCGGAAGGTCTGGACCACCCGCGACTGGGACCGCAAGATCCAGGTCTTCTCCGAGTTCTTCTCCCGGTTGAAGCAGGAAGAGCTCCTGTCCAACAACTCTCGGGCGCTCTGTATCGGCGCCAGGGTGGGACAGGAGGTCGCGGCCCTGAAGCAAGTCGGGGTGGTAGACTCGATAGGGATGGACCTCGTGCCCTACCCACCTCTTGTTGTGGAGGGCGACTTCCACAACCAGCCTTTCGAGAACGACACGTTCGAGTTTGAATTCTCGAACGTGTTCGACCACGCGCTGTACCCTAGGAAGTTCGTGGCGGAGATCGAACGGACTTTGAAAGCCGGCGGGGTGTGCGTGTTACACGTGGCGATATCGAAGCGGGGGGATAAGTACTCGGCCAACGACTTGTTCAGTGTGCGGCCGTTGGTGGAGATGTTTCGGAGGTCCGACTTGGTTCGAGTCAGGAAGGTTGATGGGTTCGGGTTGGACACAGAGGTCGTCTTTCGGAAACGGGAAGTCAATGCCGTTCAACCATTGTGACAGGGtcattcttgtttttgctTATTCAAAATTAGAGTTTAGGATATGGTCGATGATGTTATGGTGGTGTATTCAGTGTTTGTATACTTGTACAATTTGGATGAATATACCTATGTTCTCAATTGGATATCCAAAGATGGTGCCTAAATCATATTTTGCTTACTTTAAGACTCCACATTTGACAAGAGTTTATAGAATCAAACAAACTATGGAAGTATGGATTACAAAGACGAGATCCAATTTTAATGGGTAAAATGCATGATTCTGTTGGCTAATAACACAACATAAAgtgaaaagaagaggaaggataGGGGAGTGATAGATTGATTAGATTCTAAGCCATGGAACAAATTGTAGATGATTCTCTTGGGACAAAAAGGAACACCTATCAAGTGCCCCAAACACTCTTGAAAGAGAAAATCCCACAAAACTTGGAAAATTTAGTCACATCACTACAAGGCAGGCTGACTGTCTGGAACAAATTCAGGAGCTTGGCTGTCTTCTTCGAGTTGTGATTGAGATGCTGCAAGTTTGGCCTTCTTGTAGACACTTGAATTTAGAAAAATCTCATCGTTTTTTAGCCTTGTTGCTGGTTTACCCTTTATGCTAGAATAACTGCACGAAAATAATATGAGTGCCATGAGTATGAAAAATCATGTTTGCTACATAAAGGAAATATCGCCTCTATTGGCCTTTCTTACTGAAAGTCAAACaagataaaatgaaaattttgttcttaAGACGCACACTTGTTAACTTACCCGCTTCTCCCTGTACCCTTCTTCCCTGACGAGGCACAAGATCCTATAGCAAATGCAATGCATCAGATAACAAAGAAATTATAGCAACTGCTGTAAGTTGCAACAAATGAACCTTTTAGGACAAAATGCTTTTTTTTGGCAAGTTCATACCTGCATTGCTTTCCCCATCTGAGTAGTCAGATTCAGATGACAACGAGTAATCAGATGAAGTGGTGCTGGCACCTGAAACAACTCCATCTTTGCCTTCACTTCCGAACCTGTACTCAGGGGCCACTGGTGTAGCTGAGCTCTTCTTGTGTTTTGAGCTATTCAACACTTCCCCATTATCATTAACAGAAGCCTTTCCATTGGCTACAACATTCTGAGTCACACCTGATTGATGCTTTGTAACCAGTTTATTTTGGTGTGTAATGTTTGATTTTTCCATCTTAGAACTTGATACAGTAACAacttcattctttttcttggtaAGGCTATTGGCCGCAGAACCATCGGCAAGACTCTGCTTTCCGGCTACCTTAGGAATGGAATGTATCTTACCAGATGCATCAGATGATTGGGCTTTAGTCCCACTTTTGGAAACAGTTTTCTCAGGTTGAGacacaacaacatcaacattaGATATCGATCCTTGCGGTTGCATGGAGCTAGATCTGCAAGCATCAGGCTTTCCAATCCCTCGGTTATCATATGACTCAAGTGGACTTTGCAGATCATGTGAGCAACCACTTGAATCAACCGCTTTGTGGTTCTTTTTAGGCTTCAGCTTATTATCCGCTCCTTTTGATTTCGCCACCTCTTCAGCACACAGTTCACCAGAAGCAACTTTATTCTTGCTATAGTTAGGCACCATATATTTATGAAAGTTAATCTCTTCTCCTTCACAAGAAACCTCCTCATGGTTACCAGAAATATTAGGTTGGAGAGATGTCCCAGCAGATATGTGTTCTTGTTGAGAAGGAAGTTTAGTAGACTCAGACACAAAATTTGAGCCAGCATGGAGTGTACCAATTTGAACTCCATACTCCCTACCAGATTCCATACATTTTGCATCTGACTGATCAATTGGAGTCGTCTTTGCCAGCTTactgttctttcttttgctgcCTAATGCCTCTGTTCTACTATCAATTGTTAGAGCAGGATCCCCGTGACTAACAATTTTCTCTTCTGCTCCCAACTTCAGGAGATCTTGTGTCATGGCATCATGTTTCCTCTtagatttctttttcatacTTTTTGCATTTTCTGGAGTTTTGCCAACTTGCTGTGAAGTTTCCACCTCATTGCCATCATGCTTATCAGCTTCCATTACTAAACGGCCACTCTCTGTATCCTTTTTTGATATGTCTTTCCCATTTTTATGAGAAAGATTACTCTCCTTGTTCTTAGCTTTATCAATGTCCTGTTCACCATGTACAGCTTCATGAGGTTCAGCCAAAGAAATATCACACTGAGAATCTATAATGTGTTCGGCACCACTGGAATCCTtggtcttctttttcttctttttcttcttactAGGGGTGACAGGTTCATTTCTATTCGATAATTCAGATGTGACAATTAGTTTTGCATTGTCCCCATCTGTTTTACCCTGGCTTTCAGACAACATTGCTTCAGAGTCATTTGTCTGTGAtgcttctctcttctcttgcACCTTTTCAGCTGAACCTGTTCCATTTTCACCAGGAGCTTCAACAACGGGAGGATGACCTTCTGGTTTTTCTTGAGTAGCATTATTAAAATCTATAAAAGAAACAGAGCCATAAGATCGCTGATATATACTCCAGTTTACTTctaaattagttaatttgaAGACAAcgtacccaaaaaaaaaactaatactGAATCACCTATCAACAGAGAAAA from Fragaria vesca subsp. vesca unplaced genomic scaffold, FraVesHawaii_1.0 scf0513160_u, whole genome shotgun sequence includes:
- the LOC101312020 gene encoding uncharacterized protein LOC101312020 — protein: MDKNPSSAEDDVTVFLDTSLDTRLAITVSGNDTISDVKRKFEHEHQLSYGEIKIRALKVDRGGRLYRLSDSMSVKRAAGGVNQECFMFADASIVEKIGEIEHGLHNVGSDVQFIGSGICDNPLVSGADRPFDVVSKRLFSVDDSMPLLIEGNKNNTIDQNGSVDSGRETSKDLEIKHCDDDHRKTSFGETINRAEPERQEDRVLCSEGFRVPTAQDHKEDTSRQEISEAKSSASLEKTSPAVKNKLQEAERKSEEPVQLKENHAPVRGINEEPSRIDIVTPEDLLGNEGGYVPCDTFIVNRTTTEEPCRALAPNLDNKSDSGIHGTTDTYKETEVSGKSTEIRKDISMHCKTTAEDASQSQAASKKKRKFESTTDLEDSLKENNVLISDFNIGTSQQDASQSLTAPKKKRKFENVTVEELSKENKEASQPEIVSELSAGKTASTTLDGSFAETSDMLTKSSTKKKNKKKKKALNPLHQVVDAAPSRSGDMEERSMVVSAEIDIKHSSAENVAPISRQGLKEDNCAPIQELQETPKAPSSLDFNNATQEKPEGHPPVVEAPGENGTGSAEKVQEKREASQTNDSEAMLSESQGKTDGDNAKLIVTSELSNRNEPVTPSKKKKKKKKTKDSSGAEHIIDSQCDISLAEPHEAVHGEQDIDKAKNKESNLSHKNGKDISKKDTESGRLVMEADKHDGNEVETSQQVGKTPENAKSMKKKSKRKHDAMTQDLLKLGAEEKIVSHGDPALTIDSRTEALGSKRKNSKLAKTTPIDQSDAKCMESGREYGVQIGTLHAGSNFVSESTKLPSQQEHISAGTSLQPNISGNHEEVSCEGEEINFHKYMVPNYSKNKVASGELCAEEVAKSKGADNKLKPKKNHKAVDSSGCSHDLQSPLESYDNRGIGKPDACRSSSMQPQGSISNVDVVVSQPEKTVSKSGTKAQSSDASGKIHSIPKVAGKQSLADGSAANSLTKKKNEVVTVSSSKMEKSNITHQNKLVTKHQSGVTQNVVANGKASVNDNGEVLNSSKHKKSSATPVAPEYRFGSEGKDGVVSGASTTSSDYSLSSESDYSDGESNAGSCASSGKKGTGRSGYSSIKGKPATRLKNDEIFLNSSVYKKAKLAASQSQLEEDSQAPEFVPDSQPAL
- the LOC101310954 gene encoding uncharacterized protein LOC101310954; the protein is MKSSSTPTHLKNSPRQTRRGPFKYITLLSFLFFLPALYLFLHVKHNLHPNAIIDHSLPHNVQVPDIRIRSGYTSYKTYLQRQLNKTLNPKLRKVWTTRDWDRKIQVFSEFFSRLKQEELLSNNSRALCIGARVGQEVAALKQVGVVDSIGMDLVPYPPLVVEGDFHNQPFENDTFEFEFSNVFDHALYPRKFVAEIERTLKAGGVCVLHVAISKRGDKYSANDLFSVRPLVEMFRRSDLVRVRKVDGFGLDTEVVFRKREVNAVQPL